In Desulfosoma sp., the DNA window GGTGTCCCATAGGTGGCGTGGATTCGCTTTAGTGGCCGGCGCACCGCCTTGACGTGTGAACCTACCTCGTAACCAAACGCTTCTATCGGTTCGGATGGTCATCATGGTAAAGGGCTGCAGAGAAGAGCGACGGAATCACGAAGCCGTGGAGGCTTTTGTTCTGTTGCTTTCTCTGTCCTTTTTTTCACGGAACGGACCGACATCTTTCCTCATAAATCCTTGATAAAAAAGGAGGTTTCGGCAAGAGACAGCAAAAAGCATCGTAGGCTGCGTGGCAAAATGAAAAAAGGCACAAGCATTGAAAGGAGGGACGACCTTGGCATTCCAACCTGTACAACAAAAGTATACTGGTAGTATTCGCGAGGTGACCCTGGGCACCGGCGACAAGGCTGTGGTCATCGGCGGTCGATCGGCTTTTCCTTTTCACTCTTTTGAAGGCCAGATGCCGCATGCTCCGCGGATTGCCATGGAGATCTGGGACAAGGATCCCAGCAACGAGTGGTCCGAGGTGGCCAAGGAACCGTTTAAGGATGTTCTCGAAGACCCGGTGGCGTGGGCGAAAAAGTGTGTCCAGGAATACGGGGCGGAGATTCTGGTGATTCAGACCAAGAGCGCTGATCCCAACGCCGACAACAAACCGGCTGAGGAAGTGGCCGCGGTGGTCAAGAAGGTCGTGGATGCGGTGGATGTGCCGGTGGTGGTCTGGGGTGTGGGCAATCACGAAAAAGACTCCCAGGTTATGCGTCTTGTGGCCGAGCAATGTGCGGGAAAAAATCTTGCCATCGCCCCGGTGGAAGAAGGCGATTACAAACAAATCGCCGCGGCCTGTTTAGGCTATAAACACACGGTCGTGGCCTCGACACCCATCGACGTGAATCTCGCCAAGCAGCTGAATATTCTTCTTGGGAACCTGGGCGTCAAGGAAGACAAAATCGTTATGGATCCCACCACAGGCAGTCTGGGTTACGGTTTGGAGTACACCTACTCGGTCATCGAACGTATCACTCAGGCGGCTTTGACCCAAGGTGATGAAAAGCTGCTTCAGCCCATTAT includes these proteins:
- a CDS encoding acetyl-CoA decarbonylase/synthase complex subunit delta: MAFQPVQQKYTGSIREVTLGTGDKAVVIGGRSAFPFHSFEGQMPHAPRIAMEIWDKDPSNEWSEVAKEPFKDVLEDPVAWAKKCVQEYGAEILVIQTKSADPNADNKPAEEVAAVVKKVVDAVDVPVVVWGVGNHEKDSQVMRLVAEQCAGKNLAIAPVEEGDYKQIAAACLGYKHTVVASTPIDVNLAKQLNILLGNLGVKEDKIVMDPTTGSLGYGLEYTYSVIERITQAALTQGDEKLLQPIICNVGNEVWKTKEANQTNEEAPQLGDQKTRAVMMEAITAVDLLLAGADVVVLRHPESVTLVKNFIQKMA